A DNA window from Brassica napus cultivar Da-Ae chromosome C1, Da-Ae, whole genome shotgun sequence contains the following coding sequences:
- the LOC111210888 gene encoding uncharacterized protein K02A2.6-like, which yields MDIVGKFLMAPGQNVFLLIVADYFSKWIEAEALSKITDLQIRKFIWTHVITRFEVPEKIVTDNGPQFTSHNFKEFCKDWGIRFSFATPRHPQSNGQAESTNKIVVNMLLKKRLGSSQGNLAEELHGVLWAYQTTPKTSTQETPYALVHGAEVIIPTEMHVKTTVSGTTSQEENHELMSLSLDLLDEKREAARLRNWSYQQEVANTYNKKVKTITFQQGDWVLRRADKTTGRLTPGWEGPYKLIGVWGAGAYRLQDTKGSKSAKVRESSVSLAFGFSPIPAPSKSDSGFM from the exons ATGGACATAGTGGGGAAATTTCTCATGGCGCCGGGGCAGAACGTTTTCCTCCTAATAGTAGCAGACTATTTTTCAAAGTGGATCGAAGCAGAAGCACTCAGCAAGATAACCGACCTCCAAATCAGAAAATTCATATGGACCCACGTGATCACGCGGTTCGAGGTCCCAGAGAAAATTGTTACAGACAACGGCCCTCAGTTTACAAGCCACAATTTCAAGGAGTTCTGTAAAGACTGGGGCATAAGATTCTCTTTCGCTACACCTCGACACCCTCAATCTAATGGCCAAGCGGAATCCACAAACAAGATTGTGGTAAATATGCTGCTAAAGAAACGCTTGGGGAGTTCTCAAGGAAACTTGGCGGAAGAGCTACATGGTGTCCTTTGGGCCTATCAGACTACCCCCAAGACATCAACGCAGGAGACCCCATATGCGTTGGTACATGGAGCAGAGGTTATAATCCCAACCGAGATGCATGTGAAGACCACGGTCTCGGGGACCACCTCTCAGGAGGAAAATCATGAGCTAATGTCGCTGAGTCTCGACCTACTTGACGAAAAAAGAGAAGCTGCTCGACTGAGAAACTGGTCATACCAGCAAGAAGTAGCCAATACCTACAACAAGAAGGTCAAAACCATAACCTTTCAGCAAGGCGATTGGGTCCTACGACGAGCAGATAAAACAACTGGGAGACTCACCCCAGGATGGGAGGGACCCTACAAGTTAATCGGGGTgtggggagcaggagcatacaGGCTGCAAGACACTaaag GGAGCAAAAGTGCAAAAGTACGGGAAAGCAGCGTAAGCCTGGCATTTGGGTTTTCACCCATTCCAGCACCCTCTAAGTCTGATAGTGGCTTCATGTAG
- the LOC111210897 gene encoding auxin-responsive protein SAUR78-like, which produces MMKKMRMMMLLRRCKSVSTQLGRSYSYTSLRSQSARRDPQDHLHDIGQSGPTPSLYQTVLVGRTKKPYLISKQHLKHPLLNALVEKQQMYDEDDGNEDGSCVITVKCEVVLFDHLLWMLENGDQGHILESLDDFAHLYLSP; this is translated from the coding sequence atgatgaagaagatgagaatGATGATGCTGTTAAGGAGATGCAAGAGCGTGTCCACACAACTAGGTCGTTCATACTCCTACACAAGCCTCAGATCCCAATCCGCAAGAAGAGATCCACAAGACCATCTCCATGACATCGGCCAAAGCGGCCCTACACCATCTTTGTACCAGACAGTGTTGGTAGGACGTACCAAGAAACCTTACTTGATCAGTAAGCAACACCTGAAGCACCCTCTACTCAACGCTCTTGTGGAGAAGCAACAGATGTACGACGAAGATGATGGTAATGAAGATGGAAGCTGTGTAATTACGGTGAAATGTGAAGTTGTTTTGTTTGACCATCTCCTTTGGATGCTAGAAAACGGAGACCAAGGGCACATACTTGAATCTTTAGATGACTTTGCACATCTCTATCTCTCCCCTTGA